TGGGAACGGCGAGACGAGTCACCAGCTTCCTCCCTCGAGGTAGGCGGCGAGGCCGTGGCGGCCACCCTCCCGGCCGTAGCCGGACTCCTTGTAACCGCCGAACGGAGACGAGGGATCGAACCGGTTGAACGTGTTCGCCCACACAACACCCGCGCGGAGTTGGTCGGCCACGGCGAGGATCTTGGAGCCCTTGTCGCTCCAAATACCCGCCGACAGCCCGTACGGCGTGTTGTTTGCCTTCGTAATGGCCTCCGCTGGCGTGCGGAAGGTCAGAACGCTGAGCACCGGGCCGAAGATCTCGTCGCGCGCGATGCGACTCGACGTCGAGACGTTCGTGAAGATCGTCGGCGCGAACCAGAAACCCTTCTCGGGAATCTCGCACGGCGCACTCCACCGTTCGGCACCCTCCGCTTCTCCGATATCGCTGAGTTCACGAATGCGGTCCAGTTGCTCGCGAGAGTTGATCGCCCCGATGTCGGTGTTCTTGTCGAGCGGGTCGCCGAGCCTGAGTGTCGACATACGGGCCTTGAGGCGCTCGACGACCTCGTCATGGATGCTCTCCTGAACGAGCAATCGGGACCCGGCGCAACACACGTGGCCCTGGTTGAAGAAGATGCCGTTGACGATGCCTTCGACCGCCTGGTCAATCGGTGCGTCGTCGAACACGATGTTCGCCGCCTTACCACCGAGCTCGAGCGTGACCTTCTTGCCGGTTCCTGCCACCGACTTCGCGATGGCTCGACCGACCGCCGTTGATCCGGTGAAGGCGACCTTGTTGACATCCGGATGATTCACGAGGGCCTCGCCCGTGTCACCCGCGCCCGTCACAATGTTGACGACCCCGGCCGGGAGATCGGCCTGCTGCAGGATCTCAGCGAAAATGAGTGCGCTCAGTGGTGTGGTCTCGGCCGGCTTGATCACGACCGTGTTGCCCGCCGCGAGCGCCGGGGCGATCTTCCACGCGAGCATGAGCAAGGGGAAGTTCCACGGAATCACCTGCGCGGCGACGCCGAGCGCCCGAGGGTTCGGACCGAGCCCCGCGTAGTCGAGTTTGTCGGCCCACCCCGCGTAGTAGAAGAACCATGCGGCGACGAGCGGGACGTCGACATCCCGCGACTCCTTGATGGGCTTGCCGTTGTCGAGGCTTTCGGCAACCGCGAGCTCACGCGCGCGCTCCTGGATGAGCCGCGCGATGCGGAAGAGATACTTACCGCGATCGGCGCCCGAGAGCTTCGACCAGGTGCGATCGTAGGCGCGGCGCGCGGCGGCAACGGCCGCATCCACGTCCTTGGCGTTGGCGTTCGCCACCTCGGCGATACGCTCCTCGGAGGCCGGCGAGATCGTCGCAAACGGCTTTCCGTGTCCCTTGACGAACTGCCCGTCGATGAAGAGCCCGTAGCTCTTCTGCAGGTTCAGCACACTCGTCGACTCCGGCGCGGGTGCGTAGTCCAGAAAACTCATGAATCAGTCCACCGTCACGTAGTCGGGGCCGGAGTACCGGCCGGTGCGGAGCTTCTGCCGTTGCAGCAGAACATCGTTGAGAAGGCTCGAGGCGCCGAACCGGAACAGGTGCGGCTGCAGCCAGTCCTCGCCGACCGTCTCGGCGACCGTCACGAGGTACTTGATGGCGTCCTTCGAGGAACGGATACCACCCGCGGGCTTGACTCCGATGCGCTCGCCCGTGAGGCGGTGCCAGTCGCGCACCACCTCCAGCATGAGAAGCGTCACGGGCAGCGTTGCCGCGGGTGACACCTTGCCGGTCGACGTCTTGATGAAATCCCCGCCAGCCAGAATGGACAGCCAGGATGCCCGGCGAACGTTGTCGTAGGTGGTGAGTTCACCGGTCTCGAGGATGACCTTGAGGCTCGCATAGCTTCCGTCGTCGCGTCGGCAGGCCTCTTTGACCGCAACGATCTGGTCGAAGACGAGACCGTAGTTGCCCGCGAGGAACGCGCCGCGGTCGATCACCATGTCGATTTCGTCGGCACCGGCGGCCACCGCCTCCGCCGTGTCGGCGAGCTTGACGTCGAGCGACGCTCGGCCAC
This genomic window from Antiquaquibacter oligotrophicus contains:
- a CDS encoding aldehyde dehydrogenase family protein, which codes for MSFLDYAPAPESTSVLNLQKSYGLFIDGQFVKGHGKPFATISPASEERIAEVANANAKDVDAAVAAARRAYDRTWSKLSGADRGKYLFRIARLIQERARELAVAESLDNGKPIKESRDVDVPLVAAWFFYYAGWADKLDYAGLGPNPRALGVAAQVIPWNFPLLMLAWKIAPALAAGNTVVIKPAETTPLSALIFAEILQQADLPAGVVNIVTGAGDTGEALVNHPDVNKVAFTGSTAVGRAIAKSVAGTGKKVTLELGGKAANIVFDDAPIDQAVEGIVNGIFFNQGHVCCAGSRLLVQESIHDEVVERLKARMSTLRLGDPLDKNTDIGAINSREQLDRIRELSDIGEAEGAERWSAPCEIPEKGFWFAPTIFTNVSTSSRIARDEIFGPVLSVLTFRTPAEAITKANNTPYGLSAGIWSDKGSKILAVADQLRAGVVWANTFNRFDPSSPFGGYKESGYGREGGRHGLAAYLEGGSW
- the deoC gene encoding deoxyribose-phosphate aldolase — encoded protein: MSASRQSGAALAPAERAVKLIGSDLTERSLRQYLDGLSRVDAVGLEQRASALGTRSIKTTSKAAALDVIIRLIDLTTLEGADTPGKVRSLVAKAITPDATDAETPRVAAVCVYGDMVPFAVDALGAAHGDPDDGDISVAAVATAFPSGRASLDVKLADTAEAVAAGADEIDMVIDRGAFLAGNYGLVFDQIVAVKEACRRDDGSYASLKVILETGELTTYDNVRRASWLSILAGGDFIKTSTGKVSPAATLPVTLLMLEVVRDWHRLTGERIGVKPAGGIRSSKDAIKYLVTVAETVGEDWLQPHLFRFGASSLLNDVLLQRQKLRTGRYSGPDYVTVD